A single window of Eucalyptus grandis isolate ANBG69807.140 chromosome 1, ASM1654582v1, whole genome shotgun sequence DNA harbors:
- the LOC104433834 gene encoding anthocyanidin 3-O-glucosyltransferase 2 codes for MANAELVLVPTPVTGHLVSMVEMAKLLVDRDPRLSITILIMKLPIDSEVDSYTSSFAASMAAARIRFIHLPHVNLDTKISSGSFLTDFMENYKPHIKRAVADLTNSATSTWRLAGFVIDMFCTTMIELADEIGVPSYVYFTSSAAFLGLMLHLQSLQDEQHVDITEFKNSVAELDFPSFAHPLPAKVLPSVVLFKEEVQPFLEHAKRIRAIKGIIINTFDELEPHALGSLAGLGTPMVYPVGPILNLNEEAKTKADGGGRGDDIMAWLNEQPPSSVVFLCFGSRGSFREDQVKEIAYALERSGHRFLWSLRQPPSKGKYDLPRDYTDPMEVLPEGFLDRTASVGKVIGWAPQAAVLAHPAIGGFVSHCGWNSTLESIWFGVAVATWPLYAEQQFNAFELVVELGLAVEIRMDYRRDFRMESDFVVTVDEIEGGIKKLMEDVGSERRKKVKELSEKSRKVLIEGGSSYLALGRLIEDILNNMP; via the coding sequence ATGGCCAATGCCGAGCTCGTGCTCGTCCCAACCCCCGTCACGGGCCATCTCGTATCGATGGTCGAGATGGCCAAGCTCCTTGTCGACCGCGACCCCCGCCTCTCTATCACCATCCTCATCATGAAGCTTCCCATCGACTCCGAAGTCGACTCTTACACAAGCTCATTTGCCGCCTCCATGGCTGCCGCCCGCATCCGCTTCATCCACCTCCCTCATGTGAACTTAGACACCAAGATCTCCTCGGGCAGTTTCCTCACCGACTTCATGGAAAACTACAAGCCCCACATCAAGAGGGCCGTTGCCGACCTCACCAACTCGGCCACCTCGACCTGGCGGCTTGCGGGATTCGTGATCGACATGTTCTGCACCACCATGATCGAGCTGGCAGACGAAATTGGAGTCCCGTCCTATGTCTACTTCACGTCCAGCGCCGCGTTCCTTGGGTTAATGCTGCACCTACAGTCGCTCCAAGACGAGCAACACGTGGACATAACAGAATTCAAGAACTCAGTCGCTGAGCTGGACTTCCCAAGTTTCGCGCATCCGTTGCCGGCCAAGGTCTTACCGTCCGTGGTTCTGTTTAAAGAGGAGGTCCAACCATTCCTGGAGCACGCCAAGAGGATTAGAGCGATCAAGGGAATTATCATCAACACGTTCGACGAGCTCGAACCACATGCACTGGGGTCCTTGGCGGGCCTCGGGACGCCGATGGTGTACCCCGTGGGGCCCATATTGAATTTGAACGAGGAGGCTAAAACGAAGGCTGATGGTGGCGGCCGAGGCGACGATATCATGGCGTGGCTCAACGAGCAACCGCCTTCGTCAGTGGTTTTCTTATGCTTCGGGAGTAGGGGAAGCTTCCGCGAGGACCAGGTTAAGGAGATTGCCTACGCGCTGGAGCGGAGTGGGCACCGCTTCCTATGGTCCCTACGACAGCCGCCGTCGAAGGGCAAGTATGATCTACCACGTGACTACACGGACCCCATGGAGGTCTTGCCGGAGGGGTTCCTTGACCGGACGGCCAGCGTTGGGAAAGTGATTGGGTGGGCCCCACAGGCTGCAGTCCTTGCCCACCCGGCGATTGGGGGGTTCGTTTCGCACTGCGGATGGAACTCCACCCTAGAGAGCATTTGGTTCGGTGTGGCGGTGGCCACGTGGCCCCTCTATGCAGAGCAACAATTTAATGCGTTCGAGCTGGTGGTGGAGCTAGGCCTTGCGGTGGAGATCAGGATGGATTACAGGAGGGATTTCAGGATGGAGAGCGACTTTGTCGTGACGGTGGATGAAATAGAGGGTGGAATAAAGAAGTTAATGGAGGACGTCGGCAGTGAGAGGCGGAAGAAGGTGAAAGAATTGAGTGAGAAGAGTAGAAAGGTATTGATTGAGGGTGGCTCTTCTTATTTGGCTTTGGGTCGTTTGATCGAAGACATCTTGAATAATATGCCTTGA